In the genome of Fulvivirga maritima, one region contains:
- a CDS encoding polysaccharide deacetylase family protein: MFLHKTPLALKWIYPQLTWSIPSKEKVLYLTFDDGPIPHLTEFIINTLAEFNAKATFFCVGDNIRKHPEIAQQSIEAGHTLGNHTFNHLNGWKNDSNIYIQNVEKCQEQLKSMKVTSHFLRPPYGRIARNQIAKLKNQYKIIMWDVLSGDFSHKISPEDCLKKSVQSTRKGSIVLFHDNVKAERNMKYTLPRYLEHFSKEGYVFKGL, from the coding sequence ATGTTTTTGCATAAAACACCTTTGGCGCTTAAGTGGATATATCCACAACTAACCTGGTCTATCCCGTCAAAAGAAAAGGTACTTTATCTAACTTTTGATGATGGCCCCATCCCACACTTAACAGAGTTTATCATCAATACCTTGGCCGAGTTTAATGCTAAAGCCACTTTCTTTTGTGTAGGAGATAATATCAGAAAACATCCTGAAATAGCTCAGCAGTCAATCGAAGCAGGTCATACCCTGGGAAATCATACTTTTAACCACCTCAATGGCTGGAAAAATGATTCTAACATCTACATTCAAAATGTAGAAAAGTGTCAGGAGCAGCTAAAAAGTATGAAGGTCACTTCTCATTTTTTAAGGCCGCCGTATGGAAGAATCGCTAGAAATCAGATTGCTAAGCTAAAGAATCAATATAAAATCATCATGTGGGATGTGCTTAGTGGTGATTTTAGCCATAAAATATCTCCCGAAGATTGTCTCAAAAAAAGTGTACAGTCCACAAGAAAGGGCTCAATAGTGCTTTTTCATGATAATGTTAAGGCTGAAAGAAATATGAAATATACACTACCGAGGTACTTAGAGCACTTTTCAAAAGAAGGATACGTGTTTAAAGGTTTATGA
- a CDS encoding asparaginase produces MKEYSKVHIITSVVKEPESTILIIYTGGTLGMVHDKNGALVPFDFSSILDHVPSLRHLELNLTVISFENPIDSSNINPADWQLIGQIIHDHYNEFDGFVVLHGTDTMSFTASALSFMLENLNKPVVFTGAQLPISSLRSDARENLITALEIASSKKDGKPIISEVCIYFDYVLLRANRSKKVESLHFDAFESENYPLLAEAGVEINYNEAVIMPFRGEKEVILHNKFDPRVVILKLYPGINSDVVKAITGIPGLRGVVMETFGSGNAPTSSWFIELLEEAISRDIVILNVSQCPGGRVVQGRYDTSQQLERIGVIEGADLTVEAAITKLMLILGEEQDKANIRKRLMDPISGELTQ; encoded by the coding sequence ATGAAAGAATACTCAAAAGTACATATTATCACTTCGGTAGTGAAGGAGCCGGAGTCTACTATATTAATAATATATACTGGAGGTACATTAGGCATGGTTCATGATAAAAATGGAGCCTTAGTGCCGTTTGACTTTAGTTCTATACTGGACCATGTGCCGTCATTAAGACATTTGGAGCTGAATTTAACAGTTATATCATTCGAAAACCCGATAGATTCATCAAATATAAACCCTGCTGACTGGCAGCTTATAGGTCAGATAATACATGATCATTATAATGAGTTTGATGGTTTTGTGGTACTTCATGGTACTGATACTATGTCCTTTACGGCATCTGCCTTGAGCTTTATGTTAGAGAACCTGAATAAACCGGTTGTATTTACGGGTGCTCAGCTTCCTATTTCATCCCTGAGATCAGATGCGCGTGAAAATTTAATTACCGCATTAGAAATAGCCTCTTCTAAAAAGGATGGAAAGCCGATAATATCAGAAGTTTGTATTTATTTTGACTATGTACTTTTACGCGCAAATAGGTCAAAAAAGGTTGAAAGTCTGCATTTTGATGCGTTTGAATCGGAAAATTACCCATTGCTTGCAGAGGCAGGCGTAGAAATTAACTATAATGAAGCGGTAATTATGCCTTTTCGTGGAGAAAAAGAAGTAATATTACACAATAAGTTTGATCCGCGGGTAGTTATACTAAAGTTATACCCGGGTATAAATTCAGATGTAGTAAAGGCGATAACCGGTATACCAGGATTGAGAGGAGTGGTAATGGAAACGTTTGGATCTGGTAATGCCCCTACATCAAGTTGGTTTATTGAATTATTGGAGGAAGCTATTAGCAGGGATATAGTCATTTTGAATGTATCTCAATGCCCGGGAGGGCGAGTAGTGCAAGGCAGATATGATACCAGCCAACAATTAGAGAGGATTGGTGTTATAGAAGGAGCTGATTTAACAGTGGAGGCCGCCATTACTAAGCTAATGTTAATATTGGGAGAGGAGCAGGATAAAGCGAATATCCGAAAAAGATTAATGGACCCAATAAGTGGGGAATTAACCCAATAG
- a CDS encoding PP2C family protein-serine/threonine phosphatase: METLSLQNKYNLKELELNALLEITQAINNNLPERSLYKIYDFTLRANLNIRRLALYVLDEEWGCKVSYGTSEECFDTPLPEEFLELNAVSAIVRGRDDIFSEFEYIVPVSHKSAVLALVFVGDIEEDDEEMNKSSMRFIQALSNIIIVAIENKKLARHQLEQEALRKELEIASDVQQFLFPEKLPYGIRLKVEASYLPHDRVGGDYYDYIPINKNQFLICIADVSGKGIPAALMMSNFQASLHTLIRQTGNLREIVNELNYHVLENAKGEKFITFFAAIYDHTLKTLIYVNSGHNPPLLVDKKGNIQLLEDGSTVLGAMHPLPFLNEGFITDLDQFLLFCYTDGVTETESEAGEEFGVERLMDYFKQHGNRDLKRIHQDIIIDLDNFKGRNGYRDDITMLSCRIEP, encoded by the coding sequence ATGGAGACACTATCTTTACAAAATAAATATAATCTAAAGGAGCTGGAGCTTAATGCTCTGTTGGAAATCACCCAGGCAATTAATAATAACCTTCCAGAGAGGTCATTATATAAAATCTATGACTTTACTTTAAGAGCCAATCTCAACATAAGAAGGTTAGCACTTTATGTTCTGGATGAGGAATGGGGCTGCAAGGTAAGCTACGGCACCTCTGAAGAATGTTTTGACACCCCGCTGCCAGAAGAGTTTTTGGAGTTAAACGCGGTAAGTGCCATTGTAAGAGGTAGAGATGATATATTTAGCGAGTTTGAATATATAGTGCCTGTATCTCACAAATCAGCTGTTTTGGCTTTGGTTTTTGTAGGAGATATAGAGGAAGATGATGAAGAAATGAATAAAAGCAGCATGCGTTTTATTCAGGCTTTAAGTAACATCATTATAGTGGCTATTGAAAATAAGAAGCTGGCTCGCCATCAATTAGAGCAAGAGGCTTTAAGAAAGGAGCTCGAAATTGCCAGTGATGTGCAGCAATTCCTTTTTCCTGAAAAGTTACCGTATGGCATCAGGCTTAAGGTAGAAGCTAGCTATTTACCTCATGATAGGGTAGGCGGAGATTACTACGATTATATTCCTATTAACAAGAATCAATTTCTTATTTGTATTGCTGATGTTTCTGGCAAAGGAATTCCTGCTGCCTTGATGATGTCTAATTTCCAGGCTTCTTTACATACCTTAATTCGGCAAACGGGAAATTTACGAGAGATTGTAAATGAACTGAACTATCATGTATTAGAAAATGCCAAAGGAGAGAAATTTATCACCTTTTTTGCGGCCATTTATGATCATACTTTAAAGACACTGATTTATGTTAATTCAGGTCATAACCCGCCGCTTCTGGTAGATAAAAAGGGGAATATTCAGCTGCTGGAAGATGGATCTACCGTGCTGGGAGCCATGCATCCTTTACCTTTTCTTAATGAAGGTTTTATTACTGATTTGGATCAGTTTCTGCTATTTTGCTATACTGATGGAGTAACAGAGACCGAGAGTGAAGCAGGAGAGGAGTTTGGCGTGGAGCGGTTGATGGATTATTTTAAACAACATGGTAACAGAGATTTAAAGCGAATTCATCAGGATATTATTATTGACCTGGATAACTTTAAAGGCAGGAACGGATATAGAGATGATATCACTATGCTGTCTTGTCGAATAGAACCTTGA
- a CDS encoding ExbD/TolR family protein, with the protein MSKFKKKANTKQEIPTSALPDIIFMLLFFFMVTTVMREVTVNVKQRIPEATQLRKLQRKSLVSYIYIGEPKKAGEFGTEPKIQINDAFADPKDIIQWVNEQKDELDENERDQLTIAMKVDEEAKRGLVSDVELELRRANARKLLYTTIQRTED; encoded by the coding sequence ATGTCAAAATTTAAGAAAAAAGCGAATACCAAACAGGAAATCCCTACTTCTGCTTTGCCTGATATTATCTTCATGCTCTTATTTTTCTTTATGGTTACAACCGTAATGAGAGAGGTTACAGTAAATGTAAAACAAAGAATACCTGAAGCTACTCAGTTGAGAAAACTTCAAAGGAAATCTTTAGTAAGCTACATTTACATTGGAGAGCCGAAAAAAGCTGGCGAATTTGGTACTGAACCAAAAATTCAAATCAACGATGCTTTTGCTGATCCTAAGGATATCATCCAGTGGGTAAATGAGCAAAAAGATGAGTTAGATGAGAACGAAAGAGATCAGTTAACCATCGCTATGAAGGTAGATGAAGAAGCTAAGAGAGGTTTGGTTTCGGATGTAGAGCTAGAATTACGTAGAGCTAACGCACGTAAGTTACTTTACACTACCATTCAGAGAACAGAAGATTAG
- a CDS encoding glycosyltransferase — MTLVIIALFVIIGAVLCIDFLLIVLWKSERHLIKTSVAENKPKVSILVAARNEQATIERCIHALLKLNYPVTHLEILVGNDHSTDQTLQLAQAFADQYNHISVVDIQENMGQARGKSNVLAHLSRRATGDYLFITDADVAVPPAWIEGMLQGFLNNNVAIVTGVTGIQNSFYQDTDWVFALGMVKVITDLGHPVTCMGNNMAISRDAYHAVGGYENIPFSITEDFELFKQVRKLKYNVVQLYQPEVLALSLPAADVNQILNQRKRWMKGAVQLPLPIVSLLAFQAIYYPAIVLMLLLMPLYGIFLVLVKIFLQSYFIRKAQISLDRKPLNLKFIKYEAYSFLLSMASSIFYLLPIKTVWKGRKY, encoded by the coding sequence ATGACGCTGGTTATTATCGCTCTATTTGTAATTATTGGAGCCGTCTTATGTATTGATTTTCTGCTGATTGTTTTATGGAAATCCGAAAGGCACCTGATTAAAACATCGGTAGCCGAAAACAAACCCAAAGTATCAATACTGGTAGCAGCTAGAAATGAACAGGCTACTATAGAAAGGTGTATCCATGCCTTATTAAAGTTAAATTATCCGGTTACACATCTTGAAATATTAGTTGGTAACGATCATTCTACAGATCAAACGTTGCAACTCGCTCAGGCTTTTGCTGATCAATATAATCACATTTCAGTAGTTGATATTCAAGAAAACATGGGGCAAGCCAGAGGTAAATCTAATGTGTTAGCGCATTTGTCTAGGCGAGCTACAGGAGATTATCTTTTCATAACCGATGCCGATGTTGCTGTGCCTCCTGCATGGATAGAAGGCATGCTTCAAGGGTTTTTAAATAACAATGTTGCCATAGTCACCGGTGTTACTGGTATTCAAAACTCTTTTTATCAGGATACTGACTGGGTGTTTGCACTGGGTATGGTAAAAGTCATTACGGACTTAGGGCACCCTGTCACGTGTATGGGTAATAACATGGCTATTTCCAGAGATGCATACCACGCAGTAGGAGGTTATGAAAATATACCTTTTAGTATTACCGAAGATTTTGAATTATTTAAGCAAGTAAGAAAGCTTAAATATAATGTAGTACAGCTTTATCAGCCAGAAGTGTTGGCCTTATCATTACCGGCAGCAGATGTTAATCAGATTTTAAATCAGCGGAAGCGATGGATGAAAGGAGCAGTACAGCTGCCATTGCCTATTGTAAGTCTATTGGCATTTCAGGCTATTTATTATCCGGCTATTGTATTAATGCTGTTGCTGATGCCGCTGTATGGAATATTTTTGGTTTTGGTTAAAATATTTCTTCAGTCTTATTTTATCAGGAAAGCACAAATTAGTCTTGATAGAAAACCTCTTAATTTAAAATTTATAAAATATGAAGCCTATTCTTTTTTGCTTTCCATGGCTTCATCAATTTTCTATTTGTTGCCCATAAAGACAGTTTGGAAAGGACGGAAATATTAA
- a CDS encoding MotA/TolQ/ExbB proton channel family protein produces the protein MKKLFTLLALVGVLTLGYHAKAQEESTDMDTSSTTVDSAAAEEPAVEEEPVEEIEPVAEEVEEAAEDQSFHQVIKDQFIQGGVEWMTPVLICLILGLAIAIERIITLNMATTNTDKLLANVEDALASGGVEAAKEVTRNTRGPVASIFTQGLMRMSEGIEMVEKSIIAYGSVEMGRLEKGLVWISLFIALAPMLGFTGTVIGMIGAFDSIQAAGDISPQIVAQGIKVALLTTVAGLFVGIILQVFYNYLVSKIDSLVNQMEDASITLVDLLVKHKLTGRA, from the coding sequence ATGAAAAAACTATTTACATTACTGGCGCTAGTGGGGGTTCTTACCCTTGGTTATCATGCTAAGGCTCAAGAAGAGTCTACTGACATGGATACATCGTCTACTACAGTTGACTCTGCTGCTGCTGAAGAACCTGCAGTTGAAGAAGAACCTGTAGAGGAAATAGAGCCTGTAGCAGAAGAAGTAGAGGAAGCTGCTGAAGACCAGTCTTTCCACCAAGTAATAAAAGATCAATTTATTCAAGGTGGTGTTGAGTGGATGACGCCAGTATTAATTTGTTTGATTTTAGGTTTAGCAATCGCTATCGAGCGAATCATTACGCTAAACATGGCTACTACTAATACTGATAAGCTTTTAGCTAACGTAGAAGATGCTTTAGCTTCTGGTGGTGTTGAAGCTGCTAAAGAAGTAACCAGAAATACAAGAGGCCCTGTGGCATCTATCTTTACTCAAGGATTAATGAGAATGTCAGAAGGTATCGAAATGGTTGAAAAATCAATTATCGCTTACGGTTCTGTAGAAATGGGACGATTAGAAAAAGGTCTAGTTTGGATCTCTCTTTTCATCGCTTTGGCTCCAATGCTTGGTTTCACAGGTACAGTAATTGGTATGATTGGTGCATTCGACTCTATCCAGGCTGCTGGTGATATCTCTCCTCAAATTGTTGCTCAAGGTATTAAAGTAGCGTTATTAACAACGGTTGCTGGTCTATTTGTTGGTATCATCCTGCAAGTATTCTATAACTACCTAGTTTCTAAAATTGATTCTTTGGTAAACCAAATGGAAGATGCTTCTATCACTTTGGTTGACTTACTAGTAAAGCATAAGCTTACTGGAAGAGCTTAA
- the ruvC gene encoding crossover junction endodeoxyribonuclease RuvC, producing MREKKESERIILGLDPGTNVMGYGLITVKGQAIELLQFGVIHLGKYSGHELKLKKIFERVSSLIEDYTPDEVALEAPFYGKNVQSMLKLGRAQGVAMAAALAREIPITEYAPKKVKQSVTSNGNASKEQVAHMLMTLLNFKEMPKLLDATDALAVAVCHHFQNGNQTQKAKSWKAFINDNPGRVK from the coding sequence ATTAGAGAAAAAAAAGAAAGCGAAAGAATAATTTTAGGACTAGATCCTGGTACTAATGTAATGGGTTATGGATTAATCACCGTAAAAGGCCAAGCCATAGAGCTATTACAATTCGGAGTGATACATCTGGGTAAATATTCTGGCCACGAACTTAAGTTGAAGAAAATATTTGAAAGAGTAAGTAGTTTAATAGAAGACTACACTCCTGATGAAGTAGCACTGGAAGCTCCTTTTTATGGTAAAAACGTACAATCTATGCTCAAACTGGGGCGAGCCCAAGGTGTGGCTATGGCTGCTGCCCTGGCGAGAGAAATTCCCATTACAGAATACGCCCCTAAAAAAGTAAAGCAATCTGTAACCAGTAATGGAAATGCCTCAAAAGAACAAGTGGCTCATATGCTTATGACATTACTTAATTTCAAAGAAATGCCCAAGCTACTAGATGCTACCGATGCACTAGCCGTAGCAGTTTGCCATCACTTCCAAAATGGCAACCAAACCCAGAAAGCTAAAAGCTGGAAAGCCTTCATTAATGACAACCCGGGTAGAGTGAAGTAA
- a CDS encoding TatD family hydrolase, translating to MSEFVDSHAHIYSDKFKKDLTDVMERAFEGNVTKMYMPNIDHASIDAMLEMENKYPDNCFAMMGLHPCSVDHKFEKELYIVEEWLAKRKFCAIGEIGTDLYWDKAYWEQQKEAFKIQVEWAKKYETPIVIHCRESIDETIELVKELKDERLTGVFHCFAGSLEQAKRITDLGFYMGIGGVSTFKNGGMDKTLPDMKLDNLLLETDCPYLAPVPHRGKRNEPSFVPLIAERVAELMVCDVEQVGEVTTANALKLFGV from the coding sequence ATGTCTGAATTTGTTGACAGTCATGCACATATATACTCAGATAAGTTTAAAAAGGACTTAACTGATGTAATGGAGAGAGCCTTTGAAGGGAACGTAACTAAAATGTACATGCCTAATATAGACCATGCTTCTATAGATGCTATGTTGGAGATGGAGAATAAGTACCCTGATAATTGCTTTGCTATGATGGGACTTCATCCTTGTTCGGTAGATCATAAATTTGAAAAGGAGCTTTATATTGTAGAAGAGTGGCTGGCAAAGAGAAAATTTTGTGCTATAGGAGAGATAGGTACAGACCTTTATTGGGATAAAGCGTATTGGGAACAGCAGAAAGAGGCCTTTAAAATACAGGTGGAATGGGCCAAAAAATATGAAACGCCTATAGTTATTCATTGTAGAGAATCAATTGATGAAACTATAGAATTAGTGAAAGAGCTGAAAGATGAAAGGTTGACAGGAGTTTTTCATTGCTTTGCAGGTTCTCTAGAGCAAGCTAAGCGTATTACTGATTTAGGCTTTTATATGGGCATAGGTGGAGTTTCTACCTTTAAAAATGGAGGAATGGATAAAACGCTTCCTGATATGAAATTAGATAATTTGCTTTTGGAAACGGACTGCCCTTACCTGGCACCGGTGCCGCACAGAGGAAAAAGGAATGAGCCTTCTTTTGTGCCATTAATAGCAGAAAGAGTGGCAGAGCTTATGGTGTGTGATGTAGAGCAAGTAGGAGAAGTAACTACAGCAAATGCCCTTAAATTATTTGGCGTATGA
- a CDS encoding MFS transporter → MQFNNRKIINGWCMYDWANSVYSLVITSAVFPIYYNSVTSSETTGDIVNFLGFDVVNTVLYAYSLSFSFLFVALILPLLSGIADYSGQKKLFMKIFMYCGATACLGLFFFTGKMNVEVAIFCSMLASIGYSGSLVFYDAFLPEIASEDRFDKVSAKGFALGYIGSVILLIVNLVMIQFYDSFGFTDQAMATRISFLTVGVWWILFSQITFKRLPDNVYRREAKGNILTEGYKELRTVWRSLGGQYSLKRFLWAFLFYNMGVQTVMYLAATFGSKELQLPSDQLIITVLIIQLVAIGGAYLFAHISKIKGNRFSLLVMVAIWVLICVGAYFVYTATQFFILAFVVGLVMGGIQSLSRSTYAKLIPTNSIDHASYFSFYDVTFNISIVIGTMAYGLIEQLTGSMRNSTLALMIFFLVGIVLLAMVKIPTKKSNIKKAESVLDEPELSN, encoded by the coding sequence ATGCAATTCAACAATCGTAAGATTATTAACGGTTGGTGTATGTATGACTGGGCCAATTCAGTCTATTCTTTAGTGATTACATCAGCTGTTTTTCCTATCTATTATAATTCAGTTACCAGTTCAGAAACAACAGGGGATATAGTTAATTTTCTAGGTTTCGATGTAGTTAACACTGTTCTTTATGCTTACTCTCTGTCATTTTCGTTTCTTTTTGTAGCGCTTATTTTACCCTTATTGTCCGGGATAGCTGATTATAGCGGCCAGAAGAAGCTCTTTATGAAAATATTCATGTATTGTGGGGCTACAGCCTGCTTAGGCCTATTCTTTTTTACAGGTAAAATGAATGTAGAGGTGGCTATATTTTGTTCGATGTTGGCAAGTATAGGGTATTCAGGGAGTTTAGTTTTTTATGACGCCTTTTTACCTGAAATAGCTTCTGAAGATCGTTTTGATAAGGTAAGTGCCAAAGGTTTTGCGCTTGGCTATATTGGTAGTGTCATCTTGCTGATTGTGAATTTAGTAATGATCCAATTTTATGACTCGTTTGGTTTTACTGACCAAGCCATGGCTACTAGAATAAGTTTTCTTACAGTGGGTGTGTGGTGGATTTTATTCTCTCAAATCACTTTTAAAAGATTGCCTGATAATGTCTATAGAAGAGAAGCTAAAGGAAATATTCTTACCGAAGGATATAAAGAACTTAGAACAGTATGGAGAAGTTTAGGAGGGCAGTATTCATTGAAGCGCTTTTTGTGGGCTTTTTTGTTTTATAACATGGGTGTGCAAACAGTAATGTACTTAGCGGCTACTTTTGGCTCTAAAGAATTACAGTTACCATCAGATCAGTTAATAATTACTGTACTGATCATTCAATTAGTAGCTATTGGTGGAGCATATTTATTTGCCCACATAAGTAAAATAAAAGGAAATCGATTTTCATTGCTTGTTATGGTGGCTATATGGGTGCTGATATGCGTAGGAGCATATTTTGTTTATACTGCCACACAATTCTTTATTCTTGCCTTTGTAGTGGGATTAGTGATGGGGGGCATTCAGTCCTTATCTAGGTCTACCTACGCTAAGCTCATTCCTACTAATAGCATAGATCATGCTTCTTATTTTAGTTTTTATGACGTTACATTTAACATTTCCATAGTAATAGGTACCATGGCTTATGGCTTAATAGAACAGCTAACAGGAAGTATGCGTAATAGCACATTAGCCTTGATGATATTCTTTTTAGTAGGTATAGTATTGCTTGCTATGGTAAAAATACCAACTAAGAAGTCTAATATTAAAAAAGCAGAGAGTGTTTTGGATGAACCTGAACTATCCAATTAA
- a CDS encoding ExbD/TolR family protein gives MAKRQRDEPQINSSSMADIAFLLLIFFLVTTTIANDRGLSLQLPPNPDDIVDVDIKIPERNLFKILVNSSDKLLVEGEPLEDVTKIREMIKEFVLNNGRDPKSSDSPKDAIVSFKTDRGTSQDMFISVLDQVQAAYYDMYAERIGVTNEQWREIANDLSDPENKRLYDKGRGLKNGQLEFPMNISIAEPSKTSN, from the coding sequence ATGGCTAAAAGACAAAGAGATGAGCCGCAAATCAATTCCAGTTCGATGGCAGACATTGCCTTCTTGCTGCTGATCTTCTTCTTGGTCACCACTACTATAGCCAATGACAGAGGACTTAGTCTTCAGCTTCCACCAAATCCTGATGATATTGTGGATGTTGATATTAAGATTCCGGAAAGAAATCTTTTTAAGATTTTGGTGAACTCCTCTGATAAATTATTGGTGGAAGGTGAGCCTTTAGAAGATGTGACTAAAATCAGAGAAATGATTAAGGAATTTGTTCTGAATAACGGACGAGATCCTAAAAGCTCTGATAGTCCTAAAGATGCAATTGTATCCTTCAAAACAGATAGAGGTACTAGCCAGGATATGTTCATTAGCGTGTTAGACCAGGTTCAGGCAGCATATTATGATATGTATGCTGAAAGAATTGGGGTAACCAATGAGCAGTGGAGAGAGATTGCAAATGATCTTTCTGATCCTGAAAATAAGAGATTATATGATAAAGGTAGAGGTTTGAAAAATGGTCAGTTGGAATTCCCAATGAACATTTCTATTGCTGAGCCTTCAAAAACATCAAACTAA
- a CDS encoding glycosyltransferase, translated as MLVIGGIIIFYSLLLLILLVAWNSIKINHQNVDQPLIGFSVIVPFRNEENRLEGLLNSIKNLNYDNDSYEIIFINDHSTDSSVSIIENFAKSHSKKINIYHLDADRGKKAAIKLGISQSSFDHIITTDADCSFSAGWLQSYSNQYAGTANVLVFGPVTFYNESTLFEKLQTIEFASLIGTGAASLQLKKPNMCNGANFSFKKEAFYQVGGYEGNEELASGDDEFLMHKIYGFYKGKVSFNKDNDAIVKTLPLRSWRAFYYQRKRWASKWKKYTRFSTIVTALFVALANLAVVMAAVLVMINFSVYSWLVVPLFLKVFIEALFIGRVMRFLKKPFNLFHFMVLELSYPVYALFFGIAANFGTYIWKDRRH; from the coding sequence ATGTTAGTAATAGGAGGTATAATTATTTTTTATAGTTTGTTATTGCTAATCCTTCTGGTGGCTTGGAATAGCATAAAAATAAATCATCAGAATGTAGACCAGCCATTAATTGGTTTTAGTGTTATTGTACCATTTAGAAATGAAGAAAATCGACTAGAAGGTCTTCTGAATTCTATTAAAAACCTTAACTATGACAATGATAGTTATGAAATTATTTTTATCAACGATCATTCTACAGATAGTTCGGTATCTATAATTGAGAATTTTGCCAAAAGCCATTCTAAGAAGATCAATATCTATCATTTAGATGCTGATCGAGGTAAAAAGGCCGCTATAAAGCTAGGGATCAGTCAATCTTCCTTTGATCATATAATTACTACCGATGCTGATTGTAGCTTCTCAGCAGGATGGCTACAGAGTTATTCTAATCAATATGCAGGCACTGCCAATGTTCTAGTATTCGGGCCTGTTACATTTTATAATGAAAGCACCCTTTTTGAAAAACTTCAGACAATAGAATTTGCTAGCCTTATAGGTACAGGAGCAGCCAGCTTACAGCTGAAAAAACCTAACATGTGTAATGGAGCCAATTTTAGTTTTAAAAAGGAAGCCTTTTATCAGGTAGGAGGGTATGAGGGAAATGAGGAGCTGGCCAGTGGAGATGATGAATTTTTAATGCATAAAATCTATGGCTTTTATAAAGGAAAAGTTTCTTTTAACAAAGACAATGATGCCATAGTAAAAACGTTACCATTACGGAGTTGGAGGGCGTTTTATTATCAAAGGAAAAGGTGGGCGAGCAAGTGGAAGAAATATACCCGTTTTTCTACCATAGTTACTGCACTTTTTGTAGCCTTAGCTAATCTTGCAGTAGTGATGGCGGCAGTATTGGTGATGATAAATTTTAGTGTTTATAGTTGGTTAGTAGTTCCTTTATTTTTAAAGGTTTTCATAGAAGCATTATTCATAGGTAGGGTAATGCGTTTTTTGAAAAAGCCTTTCAATTTGTTCCATTTCATGGTTTTGGAATTATCTTATCCTGTCTATGCACTATTTTTCGGAATAGCTGCTAACTTTGGCACTTATATCTGGAAGGATAGAAGGCACTGA